The genomic interval GTTCTCTGCTTCCAAGAAGAAAGGTAACAGGGGCTTCATCGAGGGATGGTAAGCATCTAATGAATTGCAGAATGATTACCTTAATATACTCATAATACGTATGCTATCCTGCATGAAAAGCATGGCATATAACGATATGTACTATAATCTATAACTGTTTAATTAAGAAATGAGTCAATAGATATGTGCTAAAGTTTCCATAAACTATTCACGAGAGTACTAGACTATGACTTGGAGTTGGATCAGAAGAGCATAATATATCAGAAAGcttatgaacaaatttattCGCCTAATATCTCTTTTTTTCCTGTTGAAATTCTTATTGACGATGCAGCCTCTGTGCTCTGTGTTGCTGCTGGCTTTGTGAAGAATGCTTCTGAACTACAAATCTGGCTAGAGAACTATATTGGCATGTTAGCAAGGGCTGTAACTGCTTCTTTCCTAGTTTGTTAGTGTTTGACTTTTAGTGACTTTCATCGTATATGTGTTTGCTTTACCTTGTAATCACATTGTTGTAATA from Phaseolus vulgaris cultivar G19833 chromosome 1, P. vulgaris v2.0, whole genome shotgun sequence carries:
- the LOC137815927 gene encoding uncharacterized protein, giving the protein MAIINQASHYSIILGKSKTTDQFSSQICSSEAFFTKPAATQSTEAASCLPSLDEAPVTFLLGSREQLSSGWGILSWVS